The Arachis hypogaea cultivar Tifrunner chromosome 16, arahy.Tifrunner.gnm2.J5K5, whole genome shotgun sequence genome contains a region encoding:
- the LOC140180129 gene encoding uncharacterized protein, with protein MYHDLKRMFWWPGIKSDVATLVSKCLTCQKVKIGHQRPSQMLQPLEIPQWKWEGIVMDFVTGLLRTRVTKTKKLNLRYIASFEILRRTGPLAYQIALPLCLSNLHDVFHLSQLRKYTSDVAHVLEPESVELKENLTFQVTPVRIDDTSVKKLRGKEVLLVKVTWRRARVEEHT; from the exons ATGTATCACGATTTAAagaggatgttttggtggccTGGGATAAAGAGTGATGTAGCCACACTTGTGTCTAAGTGTCTGACGTGTCAGAAGGTGAAGATAGGACACCAGAGACCATCGCAAATGTTACAGCCACTTGaaattcctcagtggaagtgggaaggaattgtgATGGATTTTGTAACTGGTTTACTGAGGACTAG GGTGACTAAGACAAAGAAGTTGAATCTGAGGTATATAGCGTCGTTTGAGATTTTGAGACGAACCGGGCCGTTGGCATATCAAATAGCTTTGCCGCTGTGCTTGTCTAACTTACATGACGTATTCCACCTGTCACAACTCCGTAAGTACACATCGGATGTGGCTCATGTGTTAGAGCCTGAGTCGGTTGAGCTGAAGGAAAACCTAACTTTTCAAGTAACACCAGTGCGGAttgatgacactagtgtgaagaagTTACGTGGAAAGGAGGTTTTATTGGTTAAAGTGACTTGGAGAAGAGCGAGAGTGGAAGAGCATACTTGA